GGAGAAGAAAGACGATTTGGGGATCTACAGAGGGGTATTTCAGGGATTCTTGAGATCGAAGACGAGAGCGTGCCTGCTCAGACGACAAGTGGAGCTCGATGAGAGGGTCCGGTGTCCGTACTGCGGGTCCCGCGTGTGGAGCATGAAGACGGCTCGGCTCATTCCGAAGAGCGCGTCTCGGCGGCTCGGCTCGCACGATGGAGAGTTGGAGTATTTCGTCTGCATTAATGGTCACCTCCATGGAGCTTGCTGGCTGGTGCCGTTATCTGATGACGACGACAACAGCGAGGATGATAAGGAAGGAAACGACAATGAAGACGACGAAGACGACGATTGTGGAGTTGAAGGAGAAGATGAGGCGGCGCAGGGAGTTGGTCGTTGCGACGATGATCGGACGGTGGAATATGGGAAAGTGGCTTCCACGCGAGGCCCGGATGAAGGTGGTCGGGATGAGTGGGGTCCACTGAATGACTTGGCTTGCGAACCCGGTATTGGTTATCCTCGCACAGCTTCTTTCCTCCCGTTGACTGGTTGACCATGACGGTTGATGTATATTTCTTTTACTGAAGGCAAGGCATGAATGAAGGAGAGGGAGAAGATCATGATGTGGCATTTGAACACAACGATTTTGGGTTGACGTTAGAAACTCAAATCATGTGTTGTGTAATTTTTGTTTACGTGAGTTGGCACATATGACAGGATGCTCTGTAGTAGTATAACCTTTTTTTAGTAATTGATCTCTCTTCAATTTTTACTCTCTTGAGTTTTGACTGCGTTCCTGGATTTTTACCATTGCtatacaaattattattttttaggtcCGTTACAGATATTACGAAAAGGaatgtgtttattattattattattatggttttTTTCTATTACTTAAGTGTTTAATATTTTTCAATCATATTATTTAACtccttaaatattaattttttaatacataaaaatacaaaaataaattgtGAAACAGTCTTAAATATTTGGACCTCTTAATTTATGATAATATCAAACattaaaaacaatatattttcatggcattttcaaaaatatttaataattttataaattaattttttataaaaaaaaaatttacatacattttttttaatattaataagtgaattattatgaaattattgatatttatcatgtatacatttatttttattttgtaatgtctttttataatgcaacttataactaggcatataaatgcacataaataattttatatacacTATTCACTTATAAGttgcattatttaaaaaaatatatatatataataagcaAACATAGACATAATAAAAATTAAGACGAAATGTCCCCCCCCCCCAACACAGATTTTTTTGCTTGGAAAAAAATACTCCCAGACTATAGCACTTGTAGACTTTTGTCTATTCTGTCCATAATAGTAACGATTTGATGACGTGACagttgaaaaatatttaaaaattagttCTTATTAatgaatttattttaaattagaaaaaataaataaaaattattttaaaaataaaaaaattaataacaacttatttttaaatttattaaatcatataaatctaataaataaaaaatcaataaacatcatttttttaatccaaatatatatattttttaaaaatactaaattaaaatatttaaactaaattaaattaaaaactcaaCCAAATCTATATTTCAAATGTAGATAATTAAGCACATTTAGAAAATAATGAAGCAAAAAATTAAAGATTCTAATTTATTTTAGTTCAAAATATAacttagtttagaaatatttagtgtagatttttaaaaattatatttggattaaaattaattatgtttattgattttttatttattcgattttatataatttaataaattttaaaataagttgttattaatttcttatttttaaaataatttttatttattttttctaatttaaaattaattaattaataaaaactaaGAGAGTGTTTGACTTTATAACTAAAAATcgaaattttgtttttaaaagttaaaataTGTTTTATGAAAACAAGTAGTtgtgtttgacattgttttcagaaaataatttttaaaaataaagttataaaaagcagaaaaatttgagaacaacaaaaagttgttttttgcttttttcaaaaaaaaatttgtctatctttttttttttctcacattacttttttaattattcttattgttggggttttatgccctaattaaaacccaaattctttgtaatctcattttattatcaataaaagaatagaaatcattttttgacttggtcaatcactttgctcgcatgttttattttcatgattatttgtttaatataaacttctattaaatcccgagcatatagctaatcttatttatagtgacgtaatcatagtggaatataaatatgattatatgttcaaaataagttagtcctaagattagtgagTGCATTGGacttacactgacttgccaatctacgatatgatctacttacacattacagtgttatgttctttccagaacattagcaaagtagataagatcggatgtatatgttacatcggacaggaccgatattgacagttgataagataagtaaacatagcgttattatctattctagtcatatcatatagttgaccataggtcaattcattctcaattctgagtagttagtattctaactgattgtattatttgagttctttgacttgttcgttaccagcttaccctacgaactagcccatacttacatcttgggaactcggtagtataattgagtgggagtgttaatcatagatatgaacatctatatcttctgatgaagaagtgaaacgatggtttccttttagtttggttcaaggtgttaaatgatagagatctcatttcagtaattaaattagtttactgaaatatcatttacaaggaactaagtgttttaaggataaaatacaatgaggggtaaaacggtattttagtcctatctcattgtagaccgtctatagaggattgagtgacaattatggttgtaacaatggataattaatagcgtatctatatttcttatagagtgttctatgaatttaagagtgcaattctgagtctatagtggagccacgaggaattaataagttagtaaatttatttgttagatttatgataacttattggagcttgatttcataggcccatggtccccactgtaccttggataaaatcatctagatagtctcaattaattgatttaatcatcaattagaattatcaaagttgaccaggtcaattttggatagtttcacagagttgtgtaattttgagaataaaagagaaattatggcagatttattaattaagataaattggtatctaaattaataaataaatttaaatcaaggttcaaattataaataattgatttgataaattatttaaataattatttaattaattaaattaatagaaaataatacatgccttgattttaagtccaatgagcttataatcaaatgagaaatttcacgggcctatagcccatgataatttcgacctagggcttcaaaatggctgttattttattgattttttaattaaaataaatgacctaattgagtctataaaaggagtgcttagagagaagatttcagagacgacagataagtcataagtcagattttctgatagttttatattctctctaaacacaaatcattttctaagccactttgttattttctcttcttctctctatatctatctcatgtgttgagaattgcccacactagtctaggtggttctaaggatacattggaagatcgtaaagaaaataaaagatcggttcagtttcttgataatactctgtgacagagaggatacaagagttggagaaactgaaggaaggactcttaattccgctgcgtatactgtaagtattatattatttgtttctctttgaattcaattttagaaacatgttttaggctatctcgtattaatttgtttaatattagatatacatgaaaataaataaagatcctatataagccTTTTCCAACACTTATCTCACATAATTTATTCTCACATCACTTTATTTATCCtcactttctctcacatcactttctatctcctcattttctttctcatcACTTACTATATCCTTATTTTTTCTCTCGCTATTtcttctctcatcactttctctctcctcacttctctctcttcactttatCTCTCCTCACTTCTATCTCTTCACTTTATTCCCCatcttctctctcattttttcttgcatCAGTTTCCCTTTTCTTAATTTccatttcttcaaattttctcttcttactttctcacttcttatttttcatcatttttatttcaaacttttaaaatatattgattaattttttatttaagattttttttaaaaaataaaataaaactaatgtTACACCCGGATTTCGATAATGAATGAAtaagcctcgaaatgtaggcttgaAAAGGGTAAGCTCGAAAATGACAAGTGTTGGCTGTACACTTGTATAGTTTGATAAGATTTCAGGCTTGTTAAATTATTAACACTCTCAAGCTTAAGTTGCAGACTCGAAAGCACCAACCTTCTTCGAGGAACGAGTTTGGTAAAATCGCTAGATGAAGATAACGTTATAACCGGAATGACAAGCTCAAAGTTTGGATCGATCTCGAAAGCGCATCAGCCCAACAATCGAGCTCAGCGGCGCGTTTTGCACGCGGAAGACTGTTAAGAagtccctattccttagggatttgttgctatcagatattaaatccctattattatgggatattatgtaattaatgcattatttgtatttatttcaaatttaaatgctTGATTGTAATATAGcctggagaatttcatttgtattcatgcacaaaattgtactgagaatactctgccaaTTGCTTTCTAAAAAGGCTACGAGAGAGTATTGAGAGAAATAATACTGACTCGTGTactaggcaaattttaactgctgaaccacgtaaaagggTTTTGagtttttctattttttctagaatattgtttagtgctcttcataactaagttgacaaaaaaacggcgtcaacagtttggtgctttgaTTGAGAACATTAAGCAAATCTCTGTATTGTTTAATCTGAAACCTCCTGCATAGCATCAATGACTGCCGCGAACAATAAAGGAACTGGTGGACGACCATTGCCACAAATCCTTGAGGAACAAACTCATCAGACTGAGAACTACCCGTGAAGGCCTAGGAAGGAACCTATGGTAGATCAGGGCCCGGATGAAGGAAGCGCATCATCCGACTCCAGGGGGCCACCTGTTCCAACCCCCAGGCCCGATGAGGATCTTTATTATAATCCCAAGAGGTACGTGGCCATTGTGGAATTAGATAGTCTCCAACTGCGCCAACAGCTGGCCGAAGCCACACGACATAATGAAGAATTGGCCAGGCAGGTTGTTGAGGCCCAAGCACCTCCTCGGAGGACCAGAGGGCATCCCCGCAGGAGTACGACCGCCAGAATGGCTGAACAATGGGCCTAACAAGCCCAGCCAAGGCCCAGGGAAAATACCAGCAAAGGTCACCCTGGGAGGAATACTCAAACTACTACTGCTAGCAATCCTACGGTGAGTGTAACTACGGGAACGGAGAATAGCTGAGCTCCCTCAGCAGCTCGGAACACTAACCCCGAGCCTGTCAGGAATAAACCGGAGCCAGTCCGAGCCAATTATGGACCTTCCAGACCCAACAATGGAAGACCACATCCGTCGCCTATAAGGCATCCTTCATCTCTAATAAGGCACCCATCTTCGATTCGAGAATCACCCCAGCCGGCTCCCAATAGGAACTAGACAAAGGAGCAAGCACCTCAAAGACCTTCTTGGAGTGGCAGTCGAGACAAGAACCACAGAGCTCGTCCTGGACACGGGGGCGAGCGAGAGGCTCCTCAAGGACATAGGGCATCCCAGCCAGCATGAAGTCATATGTTGAGGTCACAAACGACTGGAGCGAGAGGGCCAGTGGAAGACCCACCTCACAACCATCGAGCCACACAACTAGAGAGAAATGTTAGTTTCATGAGTGGAAGTTTGGACCTTAGTAGGTCAGTGAGTGTATATAATACCGAACCCAGAAATATAGGGAATCACGAGAACAACAACCCTGATCTTTGAGATCATTTGAATCAAAACCAGGGGCAGGCTAACCCTTCAAACCTGGATTTACGGGCATATTTGAATATCCGAAAATAGCCCATGCATCCAATATATGGGAATCTGTATAACCCTGTACTGGGGCAGGGAGTTAGACTTTTCACAAATAATAACGAGTTGCCCCAAGTGCAAGCTTAACCTCCGATGGACTTGGTCCAGGAAAGAAGTAACCAGCTCGAAAGAGCATTCCAActccttcaagatgaaaggaaTAAGGACAAGGCATacgactctgatgaggagctcgagcctttttctCTACACATATCGAATACTTCGTTTCCTTACGGAATCAAGATACCTCGCGTGGCTCCTTTTGATGGGAACTCAGACCCATACAACCATCTGAGCACATTTAACACAATCATGCGCGCTAGCAACGTTGATTACAAGCTCATgtgcatgttatttccaaccaCTCTGACGGGACCAACAATAAATTGGTTTGACAAGTTCCGAAGGCATTCGATCTCGTCTTGGGAACAATTAGCAAAATAGATCAAGAAaaaattcaaggccatggtaggcGTCAGACCCGAAGCCTCGACCCTGACTAATGTTAGACAACAATCGAGAGAGTCATTAAAAAGCTACCTGGTAAGGTTTAACATTAAAGTGGCATGAGCTCGTAATGTCGATGGCAGTGGTCATCTTATGGCAGTACGATCTGGGATATTTCCAGGAAGTCCCCactgggacgatatgcaaaggaAACCAATAAGGacaataaccgagttcaacaaAAGGGATCAGCGattcgtcaatgtagaggaggcaaggttATAGTTAAAACTGACCCATCAGCCTATTATAACTACAACAATGAATGTTAACTCAGCCTTGACCTCGGCTACCCCCTCAACGTCTCGACCCTCAGGAGGcaacccttcaaaaagaaagaaaaatgaagggaaaaacTCAGAGGCGGACGGggggaaaaagaaaaaaggagataCGTATTTCTCCATTTACATGGTTTATACTGAGCTTACTGAAACTCGGGAAAAAATCTTTATTGCAAATGAAAATCAGATCCCGTTTAGACGACCTAACCCAATgcggaataaaaaaaaaaagacaccaataagtactgcagattccatagagattgATGAATGTAGACAACTGAAGGACCAAATTGAAagtttgatctcgagaggatattttggaCAATATGTAAGAAACAGAAATTCGGCTCAAGCGTTGGCTAGACAGAGGGCAACTCCTACGCAGCCTGCCCAGTAGAATACAGCCTTGCGAGCGagggaggatgatcgacctcccctaatagatggagaggatgtggtaaccatttcCAGAGGACCACACCTCGCTAGGTTGAGTAGAAATGCCCATaaaagatatgttaacgagctcaaGACAGGGGATGAATCTCCCTACGAACTGGAATtgcgagctccaaaacaacaaagggtcgaaactcaacccatcacttttacagaagaggatgcatCACATATCCAGTTTCCccacaacgaccctctggtcatcacaCTACAACTCGCCAAAAAAAGGGTGCGTCGGGTCCTgatagataacgggagctcggttaacatcctttataaggccactttagaaaagatgggactcacgcttcgagaTTTGAAATCCTGTGCAATGATGTTGTACAGATTTTCAAAAGAAGGGATAGTTAGcacgggatccatcgagctcctactaaccttgggagactacccagtctcggtgaccaagatgatggagttcatagtggtggacacccAGTCTCGGGAGACTAGCCCTgatcgggctgggggcagtgtcatttattaggcatttggccatcaagttcccaacatcCAGTGGCTTTGGGATGTTGAAAGGAGACTAGCTCGTTGCTcaggaatgttatagcatttccatgagagggaagAACCAAGCAAGTGCACAGACACTTGTTGTTATTCGAGAAATAAGTGGGTATGTCTTTGAAATCGAAGTAGAAATCGACCTTAGACTAAAAGAGGATAAGGCTGATCTTGAAccaatagaggagctcgaggataTAGAGCTCGATGAAAAGGATACCACTAAGGTTGTCAAAATAGGGAAGAACCTCCCCAAGGACGCGAGATAGCAATTAATTCGCTTTCTTAGGGAAAACCAAGAtgtatttgcatggtcgcactcggacatggttAGGATCAGCCCgaacattataagccatgcactcaacatagaaaAAAGCTTCCCTTcgaagcaacaaaaaagaaggttcctggacaatgataggaagaaagccctgaaagaAGAGGTTGAAAGATTGAAGGCAAATcggtttatccgagatgctttctaccctgattggatagCTAATCTTGTGCTAGttccgaagcccaatggcaagtggtgaacttgcattgattattcggatctcaataaggcatgtccaaaggattgttttcccttgcctcaAATCGattagctcgtagatgccactgctgGTCACAacatcatgtcatttatggatgcgtactaTGGATATagccagatagccatgcatggacttgaccaagaacatacgagcttcatgaccGATAAAGGTTtatattgctacaatgtaatGACTTTCAGGctcaagaacgcaggagccacataccaaagattggtgaataggatgtttgctgaacaaatagggaataacatggaggtttatgtggatgatatgctagtcaaatccaagcatAACTGTAACCAGGTGGATGACCTTGCTGAATGCTTTGCTGTGCTccgaaagtacaacatgagacttaactcgcaaaaatgctcattcggagtatcctcgggaaaggttctcggattcatagtaaatgcttGAGGCATAGAGGCAAATACAGATAAGATTAAGGCAttaatcgatatgccctcacctcaaaaacataaagatgtccagagcctaactggatgaatggcggccctaagtaggttcatctcaaaatctacagatcggtgcctcccattctttaaccttttgagagggggcaagaatTTTGAATGGTCGGACGAGTGTGAACTCGCGTTTCAAAATCTTAAGAAGCACATCGCCGAGCCACTAATCTTATTCAAGCCATTCACAGGAGAAGTATTATACTTATACCTCGCATAAACTGAACATGCCATCAACGCtgtacttgtttgggatgataAGAAAGTGCAAAAACCCCGTTTACTAcgttagtaaaaggttactgggggcagagtcgagatatccgTTAATGGAAAAGCTGGCTTTGTGCCTGATgcatgcatctcgaaagctttgaccctatttccaagcgcaTCCTATACACGTATAAACTGATCAAGCATTAAGGCTAGTGTTATCCAAGCCTAAGGCCTCTGTGAGATTGTTAAAATGAGTTGTTGAACTCAGACatttcgagatcacttatcatccaaaaACAACGATCAAAGGGCAGGCCTTAGCAGATTTCATTATTGAATGTACGGGAATCaccaacgaggaagtcataaccccagcccgcgagctgtggagactttacgtcgatggatcttccaatgaGAACGGgtgggggcaggaatcattttgatctCTTCGATGGGAAATCATTTTCATTCAGCGTTACGATTTGGCTTTGAAGCGTCAAaaaacgaggctgagtatgaagcactatTAGTAGGTCTCTAGATAGCTTTCAAGCTCAAGGCAAAGGCCATTCActactatagtgattcccaaGTCGTTAACCAGGTCCTAgatgaatatcaggctcgtggcattaAAATGGCAACATATTTTGAGAAAGCTAAGGCGACATTTGGGGAATTTGAATTCTACACCATAGAACAAGttcttgttggtttttattgatcaaatcagagattatacgtagcggaacaacaatcaaattgtcaatttaatcccaaaagatttctagatctacttcttcacatacatatatatattgaatcaaagacaagaatagaaaaaatacctcaggtccttccttgctgctatctttttgtatggctaaatccttgagatctcacaccaagatcttccaaaatgttctcagcacacaaagaacgagtgtgggctcgctatacaaacaataggcaaaaaactatttatcagatgttctcaacacatgagatatgataaagtttggacctaggttttgtgaagaacaatgacttttttttatgtcactgttctctttctctaagagagatttctagatatttttctatccctgaaaaattacgttctgtaaaactgatatcctatatttaatatatccaatatattaaaatatttgttattttaaacaaattcaaaataactgatcagttatcagatttttgtttaaataataatattttaatcatattaaaatatctcattatttatttaatatttaaataactaaaattgtggaatcgaGAGACTGAACACACTCtattatgcgtgtagcacagtgactgtgcactgtgctacacgtgtaccacaagcctgtgatggcatgtgatttttcccaatttttattactatttaaataccaaaaatcccaaaaatagctGGTTGGTGTGGTTGGCAAGGGCCCGAAAAGGAATTACAGCTGATATTGTAAATCTAGTCTGTGCTGCTGTCACCTATAACATTTGGAAAAACAGGAATAAATGTTTTTATGAAAGCTATTCTTCCACAGTTCTGAAGCTAACCCAGGATATTAAGTATACTACTAAATATAGGCTAAATTTAGTGTCCAAAAGGCTTGTTTCAGTAAAAGATCAACTGTATATTCGGCTTTTACAATGTAGATAATAGTTCTCTGTTCTGATGTGTAATTGATTGAGTTCCTGTTCGGGTGGAGTCAATGACTCTCAATTATTTTGATCAGTTGTAATGTTCTTTTGTTCAATGAACTCTATttccttcttgataaaaaaaaaatcccaaaaaaaaattaattcaaaattaattatatttttgttaaatcaaataattaattaattaattacacataattaaacaataattatgtttgatacatagaaaaatattttacttatcacataagtcctttttgcccatttttgtgtttacctttgtcagtgtttgtttgagccattttagggaccatggacctataacattaatctccaataaattgaaactaaataattaaactctttaattataatagttaatttattaattatgatattactccactataaattcagaattgcactctttatgttatagatatacttttacagaaatcttttcttaagtcgtccattgatataaccatcttataaTAGTTCAACcctttaattaattagttcataaattagaatggaagaattaccattttacctttctaatttacttcttattccttaagtaccattaattcactagtgaataattaatctataatctaattatagatttgagctcaaaatcattcagttccagaattaacccttaagggaactaatatacgatccgttaggaaatattagattccgtattgttgatacatgttcccagccatccatgatattaaatctccaaaacaaaagtcattagcctcattctttgaagagaccttaacgaatgaatcaaaagatttaataaacatgaacaggagatcatgaacactcaggatttaggttgatctataaatgatcatgaattatgatatgaattacaagtctttattgttaaatggttttttggataaagactttaattcatatcggtccatgtcatatataatcatattatataaagcatcttgaccgagatgtctttccacatcaataatccgaatctagattatttgtatcattatgatactcagtaaaccatacttacaactccaattaaagaattccataactttaatttgttgttgttgactatttttattcattcatgtgatcttaattctctcatactaatacaagatcacatcctcaa
The genomic region above belongs to Humulus lupulus chromosome 1, drHumLupu1.1, whole genome shotgun sequence and contains:
- the LOC133792265 gene encoding EID1-like F-box protein 3: MSANQRLRPNSLSQGSDSSSDSGILNERILVLVFESINWDIQTICSAASVNRKLRALAERYLWRELCVYRAPRMVATLTNGAPATRMGGGWHTLAKLMFFCCGCESTRQFRVSESSPGHFVKSSRFSKTSGRSFLVKECRSDLLFVSDPCEHPMGEKKDDLGIYRGVFQGFLRSKTRACLLRRQVELDERVRCPYCGSRVWSMKTARLIPKSASRRLGSHDGELEYFVCINGHLHGACWLVPLSDDDDNSEDDKEGNDNEDDEDDDCGVEGEDEAAQGVGRCDDDRTVEYGKVASTRGPDEGGRDEWGPLNDLACEPGIGYPRTASFLPLTG